One Halovivax ruber XH-70 genomic region harbors:
- a CDS encoding nucleoside triphosphate pyrophosphohydrolase, translated as MADVYDKLVRDEIPAIIEADGDEPTIHRADDAAYRERLADKLDEEVTEFLESRDVEELVDIVEVVHAIRRARGVSLEEFQEKRTRKADRRGRFEERIVLERVERS; from the coding sequence ATGGCCGACGTCTACGACAAACTGGTTCGTGACGAGATTCCAGCCATCATCGAAGCCGACGGCGACGAACCGACGATCCACCGCGCCGACGACGCGGCGTACCGCGAGCGGCTGGCCGACAAGCTAGACGAGGAGGTCACCGAGTTCCTCGAGAGCCGCGACGTCGAAGAGCTGGTGGACATCGTGGAAGTCGTCCACGCGATCCGGCGTGCGCGCGGTGTGAGCCTCGAGGAATTTCAGGAGAAACGTACCCGGAAAGCCGATCGGCGGGGCCGCTTTGAAGAACGAATCGTCCTCGAACGAGTCGAACGCTCGTAG
- a CDS encoding metal-dependent hydrolase — MWPWEHVLVGYLAYSLLAHLWWRDGPSGLEAIAVAVGALLPDLVDKPLAWEFGVFQSGYAIGHSIFFALPISLAAGVLASRLGKLRVGVALAVGYLLHLPGDLLYGFVQDRVLYLQTISWPFGTAPPAGDPPGFQERLTYFLSGYREELASGDLSTYVLIQLGLAGLVVALWLYDGAPVLRECLRALKRLGHRFLAVIG; from the coding sequence ATGTGGCCCTGGGAACACGTCCTCGTCGGCTACCTGGCGTACTCGCTGCTCGCGCACCTGTGGTGGCGCGACGGGCCGAGCGGGCTGGAAGCGATCGCCGTCGCCGTCGGCGCGCTCCTTCCCGATCTCGTCGACAAGCCGCTGGCCTGGGAGTTCGGCGTCTTCCAGTCGGGCTACGCCATCGGCCACTCGATCTTCTTCGCACTCCCAATTTCGCTCGCCGCCGGCGTGCTCGCCAGCCGGCTCGGCAAGCTCCGAGTCGGCGTCGCCCTCGCCGTCGGCTACCTGCTCCACCTGCCGGGTGACCTCCTCTACGGCTTCGTCCAGGACCGCGTCCTCTATCTACAGACTATCAGCTGGCCGTTCGGCACGGCTCCACCGGCCGGCGACCCACCGGGCTTTCAGGAACGGCTCACCTACTTTCTGAGTGGCTATCGCGAGGAACTCGCGAGCGGCGACCTCTCGACGTACGTCCTGATACAACTCGGACTGGCAGGACTCGTCGTGGCCCTCTGGCTCTACGACGGCGCACCGGTCCTCCGCGAGTGCCTCCGGGCTCTGAAGCGCCTTGGCCACCGGTTTCTGGCGGTTATAGGGTGA
- a CDS encoding AMP-dependent synthetase/ligase: MDLLATERDYEDEVTGETTLGRLFEDAAERYPDRPAQLYKGGIYDRTITGSILPQAPPGEWETITYGEMRDVVRKLAAGFRELGIDGGDRVGIFANTRMEWAQTDFSLLSIGAVVSTVYAGSSTSKVSYLLGDAGADAVVVENGEMLDRVLEVEDELDLSFIVTMDTVDEATARDDVYTLAEVYDIGSDVFDPEAYREWLDEPDMDDLASLIYTSGTTGKPKGVQLTHRNFRANVTQVRKRVARKPETPDDVPSIDEHTRVVSYLPLAHVFERTSGHFLMFGSGASVAYAESPDTLQDDFAAVEPTSATSVPRVYEKIYDAIREQASESAIKEKIFEWAVDVGVEYQETDSPGPILDVKRKLADKLVFSTVRDALGGNIEMLISGGGSLSAELCSLYHAMGLPIYEGYGLTETAPVVSVNPPGFPKVGTIGPPVVDIQTTVDESIVDDDAFASDPGEVGELVVRGPNVSEGYWNKPGATERSYIDEAPGEVHGELETPERAGQWFRTGDIVHRRPDGYIEFRERAKQILVLSTGKNVAPGPIEDRFAASSVVEQCMVVGDGRKFVSALVVPNMEHVREWAAEEGIDLPDDPEAACTHDRVREYVRDEVDRVNEHFEDYETIKKFRLVGTEFTEENDLMTPTMKKKRRTITDRFEDRIESMYPED; this comes from the coding sequence ATGGACCTGCTGGCGACGGAACGCGACTACGAGGACGAGGTGACTGGAGAGACGACCCTCGGCCGGCTGTTCGAGGACGCCGCGGAACGCTACCCGGATCGACCCGCCCAGCTCTACAAGGGCGGGATCTACGACCGGACCATTACTGGATCGATCCTCCCGCAGGCGCCACCGGGCGAGTGGGAGACGATCACGTACGGCGAAATGCGCGACGTCGTTCGCAAACTCGCGGCCGGCTTTCGCGAGCTGGGCATCGATGGTGGCGACCGCGTCGGCATCTTCGCCAACACGCGCATGGAGTGGGCCCAGACCGACTTTTCGCTCCTCTCGATCGGTGCGGTCGTCTCGACCGTCTACGCCGGCTCGTCCACCTCGAAGGTCTCGTATCTCCTCGGCGACGCCGGTGCTGACGCCGTCGTCGTCGAGAACGGGGAGATGCTCGATCGCGTCCTCGAAGTGGAGGACGAACTCGACCTCTCGTTCATCGTCACGATGGACACCGTCGACGAAGCGACTGCTCGTGACGACGTCTATACGCTGGCGGAGGTCTACGACATCGGCAGCGACGTCTTCGATCCGGAGGCCTACCGCGAGTGGCTCGACGAACCCGACATGGACGATCTGGCGAGCCTGATCTACACCAGCGGGACGACCGGCAAGCCGAAGGGCGTCCAGCTCACCCACCGAAACTTCCGGGCGAACGTCACGCAGGTGCGCAAACGCGTCGCTCGCAAGCCGGAGACGCCGGACGACGTCCCGTCGATCGACGAACACACGCGCGTCGTCTCGTACCTCCCGCTCGCACACGTCTTCGAACGAACCTCGGGTCACTTCCTCATGTTCGGCAGTGGCGCCAGCGTCGCCTACGCGGAGAGTCCGGACACCCTTCAGGACGACTTCGCCGCCGTCGAACCGACGAGCGCGACGAGCGTCCCCCGGGTCTACGAGAAGATCTACGATGCGATCCGCGAACAGGCCAGCGAGTCCGCGATCAAGGAGAAAATCTTCGAGTGGGCGGTCGACGTCGGCGTCGAGTACCAGGAGACCGACTCCCCGGGTCCGATCCTCGACGTCAAACGCAAACTCGCGGACAAACTCGTCTTCTCGACCGTTCGCGACGCCCTGGGTGGCAACATCGAGATGCTCATCAGCGGCGGCGGCAGCCTCTCGGCCGAACTCTGCTCGCTCTACCACGCGATGGGCCTGCCGATCTACGAAGGCTACGGCCTCACGGAGACCGCACCCGTCGTCTCGGTCAACCCGCCAGGCTTCCCGAAGGTCGGAACGATCGGCCCACCGGTCGTCGACATCCAGACGACCGTCGACGAGAGCATCGTCGACGACGATGCGTTCGCCAGCGACCCCGGTGAGGTGGGCGAACTCGTCGTCCGCGGTCCCAACGTGAGCGAGGGCTACTGGAACAAACCGGGCGCCACCGAGCGATCGTACATCGACGAGGCGCCGGGCGAGGTCCACGGCGAACTCGAGACCCCCGAACGCGCGGGGCAGTGGTTCCGCACCGGTGACATCGTCCACCGACGCCCCGACGGCTACATCGAATTCCGCGAGCGCGCCAAACAGATCCTCGTCCTCTCGACCGGCAAGAACGTCGCCCCCGGCCCCATCGAGGACCGCTTCGCCGCGAGTTCCGTCGTCGAACAGTGCATGGTCGTCGGCGACGGCCGCAAGTTCGTCTCCGCGCTGGTCGTCCCCAACATGGAACACGTCCGCGAGTGGGCCGCCGAGGAGGGCATCGACCTGCCCGACGACCCGGAGGCCGCCTGTACCCACGACCGCGTTCGCGAGTACGTTCGCGACGAAGTCGATCGCGTCAACGAACACTTCGAGGACTACGAGACCATCAAGAAGTTCCGCCTCGTCGGCACCGAATTCACCGAGGAAAACGACCTCATGACGCCGACGATGAAGAAGAAGCGCCGCACGATCACGGATCGCTTCGAGGATCGTATCGAGTCGATGTATCCGGAGGACTGA